The Arcobacter sp. F155 genome includes a region encoding these proteins:
- a CDS encoding ATP-binding cassette domain-containing protein: MNSQEAVLTIKNLSFGYSKDNLIYKDFNLEVKNNELISIVGTSGSGKSTLFELISKNLKPIKGTITSKKVSCIYQDPYSSFHPSFKVIDQIKDVIDTSKNLEEKLQTLLEKLDLSVELINKKPHELSGGQLQRCSILRALLMEPNLLLVDEPTSALDNIVAIEVMKLLINNLDKCGMLLITHDNSLANWSSDKIINLNELQKD, encoded by the coding sequence ATGAATAGTCAAGAAGCTGTATTAACTATAAAAAACTTATCTTTTGGATATTCAAAGGATAATCTTATATATAAAGACTTTAATTTAGAAGTTAAAAACAATGAGTTGATTTCAATTGTAGGAACAAGTGGAAGTGGTAAAAGTACTCTATTTGAACTTATATCAAAAAACTTAAAACCTATAAAAGGAACTATAACTTCAAAAAAAGTATCTTGTATTTACCAAGACCCCTACAGCTCTTTTCATCCATCATTTAAAGTTATTGATCAAATAAAAGATGTAATTGATACTTCAAAAAATTTAGAAGAAAAATTACAAACTCTTTTAGAAAAGTTAGACTTATCTGTAGAATTAATCAATAAAAAACCTCACGAACTAAGTGGTGGACAACTTCAAAGATGTTCTATTTTAAGAGCACTCCTTATGGAACCTAATTTATTATTAGTAGATGAACCTACCTCAGCTTTAGACAATATAGTTGCTATTGAAGTGATGAAACTATTAATAAATAATTTAGATAAATGTGGTATGCTTCTAATTACTCACGATAACAGTCTTGCCAACTGGAGCAGCGATAAAATTATTAATTTAAACGAATTACAAAAGGATTAA
- the hemH gene encoding ferrochelatase yields MNKTPTKALVLLNMGGARNKNELKMFLTNMFNDKNILTVKSNLLRSFIAKFIVTTRLNSAWENYEEIGGYSPLNPLTEQLVDKLNKQLQEVETFQVMRYTPPFASECIKQLKEKGIKDVVLLPLYPQYSTTTTKSSLEDFEEVAKNEFNLTVIEPFYENEIYNDAIINSITKEVSNARSEDFNLIFSAHGLPQKIVDAGDPYEKQVNDHVEILSKKLEQKGIKFKSISLAYQSKVGPMKWLEPALDDELKKYKDDNVLIYPIAFIVDNSETDFELSIEYKEEADEIGIADYRVCKCVNDDDIFIEAIKDITKLN; encoded by the coding sequence ATGAACAAAACTCCTACAAAAGCACTAGTACTTTTAAATATGGGTGGGGCAAGAAATAAAAACGAATTAAAAATGTTTTTAACAAACATGTTCAATGACAAAAATATTTTAACTGTAAAAAGCAATTTACTTAGGTCATTTATTGCAAAGTTTATTGTTACTACAAGATTAAATTCAGCATGGGAAAACTATGAAGAGATAGGTGGATATTCACCGTTAAACCCTTTGACTGAACAACTTGTTGATAAATTAAATAAACAATTGCAAGAAGTAGAAACTTTCCAAGTTATGAGATATACACCTCCTTTTGCAAGTGAGTGTATAAAACAATTAAAAGAAAAAGGTATTAAAGATGTAGTATTACTGCCTTTATATCCTCAATACTCAACTACTACAACTAAGTCATCATTGGAAGATTTTGAAGAAGTAGCAAAAAATGAGTTTAATCTTACAGTTATAGAACCATTTTATGAAAATGAAATTTATAATGATGCAATTATTAACTCTATCACAAAAGAAGTATCAAATGCTAGAAGTGAAGATTTTAATTTAATTTTCTCAGCCCATGGTTTACCTCAAAAAATAGTTGATGCAGGTGACCCGTATGAGAAACAAGTAAATGACCATGTAGAAATACTATCAAAAAAATTAGAGCAAAAAGGTATCAAATTTAAATCTATCTCTTTAGCTTATCAATCAAAGGTTGGACCAATGAAATGGTTAGAACCCGCTTTAGATGATGAACTAAAAAAATATAAAGATGATAATGTACTAATCTACCCTATTGCCTTTATTGTTGATAACTCTGAAACAGACTTTGAATTAAGTATTGAATACAAAGAAGAAGCAGATGAAATAGGAATAGCTGATTATAGAGTTTGTAAATGTGTAAATGATGATGATATTTTCATTGAAGCAATAAAAGATATTACAAAACTTAATTGA
- the amrS gene encoding AmmeMemoRadiSam system radical SAM enzyme: MNYYESSKNGKLKCLLCSYYCDLKDGQIGVCGVNKHVDDKIECLVYGHISAFNIDPIEKKPLYHFLPKSKSLSLGTVGCNFHCNFCQNHGISQEKKIDKSNYISPKDVVTIAKQRGCESISYTYNEPTIFYPFAKDIALEAKKYDIKSVFVSNGFESKEVIDDMKGIIDAINVDLKSFDESYYKKSLGGNLNQVLENLIHLKTNGIHTEITTLLVPTKNDSKEEITNIVKFIKNNLGENTVWHISAFHPDYKETNLPRTSFEKLKEAYEIAKEYGLKYVYIGNIGYENNTYCSNCHELLISREFFDVKQYNLKNGACPKCKKKLEGVFDGY, from the coding sequence ATGAATTATTATGAGAGTTCAAAAAATGGAAAACTCAAATGTTTACTTTGCTCTTATTATTGTGATTTAAAAGATGGACAAATAGGTGTTTGTGGAGTTAACAAACATGTCGATGATAAGATTGAGTGTTTAGTTTATGGTCATATTAGTGCTTTTAATATTGACCCTATAGAAAAAAAACCTCTATATCACTTTTTACCAAAATCAAAATCCTTATCTTTAGGAACTGTAGGATGTAACTTTCATTGTAATTTCTGTCAAAATCATGGAATCTCACAAGAGAAGAAGATAGATAAATCAAACTATATTTCACCAAAAGATGTAGTGACTATTGCAAAACAAAGAGGATGTGAATCAATTTCATATACATATAATGAACCAACTATCTTTTATCCCTTTGCAAAAGACATTGCCCTTGAAGCAAAAAAATATGATATAAAATCAGTGTTTGTTAGTAATGGTTTTGAAAGCAAAGAAGTAATTGATGATATGAAAGGTATTATTGATGCAATAAATGTAGATTTAAAATCTTTTGATGAAAGCTATTATAAAAAAAGTCTAGGTGGAAATTTAAATCAAGTTTTAGAAAATCTAATTCATCTTAAAACAAATGGTATTCATACTGAAATCACAACTTTACTAGTCCCTACAAAAAATGACTCGAAAGAAGAGATAACAAATATTGTAAAGTTTATAAAAAACAATCTTGGTGAAAATACAGTTTGGCATATTTCTGCTTTTCATCCTGATTATAAAGAAACAAATCTTCCTAGAACTTCCTTTGAAAAACTAAAAGAAGCCTATGAAATAGCAAAAGAGTATGGATTAAAGTATGTATATATTGGAAATATAGGATATGAAAATAATACATACTGTTCAAACTGTCATGAACTTCTTATATCAAGAGAGTTTTTTGATGTAAAACAATATAATCTAAAAAATGGGGCATGTCCAAAATGTAAGAAAAAACTTGAAGGAGTCTTTGATGGATATTAG
- a CDS encoding ElyC/SanA/YdcF family protein, whose amino-acid sequence MLFTLKKLISAFLMPLSIGLTLFIIGLFYLLIQKQNRANFFIIVAFLWTALIAYSPFSNAMIQPLENKYPSYLKVDKSINYVLVLGSGHINNENLSDVSQLSRTALMRLSEGIRIYKELDNAKLILSGYQDNQKLSNAQMMKNVALKFGVNEENIILHEKAKDTKEESNYTKETLEKEPFILVTSAAHMPRAMKIFEANWLNPIAAPTDYLSKNEGSYLSVPKASNLRKTESAMHEYLGIIWHTITEKTKFLTD is encoded by the coding sequence ATGTTATTTACACTAAAGAAACTAATTTCTGCTTTTTTAATGCCTTTATCTATTGGTCTTACCCTATTTATTATTGGACTATTTTATTTATTAATCCAAAAACAAAATAGAGCAAACTTTTTTATAATTGTTGCTTTTTTATGGACAGCACTTATTGCTTATTCACCCTTTTCAAATGCAATGATTCAACCATTAGAAAACAAATACCCTTCATATTTAAAAGTTGATAAATCAATAAACTATGTTTTAGTTTTAGGTTCAGGTCATATAAATAATGAAAATCTTTCTGATGTTTCACAACTTTCAAGAACAGCTTTAATGAGACTTTCTGAAGGAATAAGAATCTACAAAGAACTTGATAATGCTAAACTTATACTTTCTGGATATCAGGATAATCAAAAACTATCAAATGCACAAATGATGAAAAATGTTGCACTTAAATTTGGAGTAAATGAAGAAAATATTATTTTACATGAAAAAGCAAAAGATACAAAAGAGGAGTCTAACTATACAAAAGAGACTTTAGAAAAAGAGCCTTTTATTCTTGTAACTTCAGCTGCTCATATGCCAAGAGCTATGAAAATATTTGAAGCAAACTGGCTAAATCCAATTGCTGCACCTACTGATTACTTATCAAAAAATGAAGGTTCATATCTAAGTGTACCAAAAGCTTCAAATCTTAGAAAAACAGAATCTGCAATGCATGAATATCTTGGAATTATTTGGCATACAATAACAGAAAAAACTAAATTTCTTACTGATTGA
- the amrA gene encoding AmmeMemoRadiSam system protein A: MKIEDVLLKLAHDAINYEFDNTISIDNSLKEQFSILNEQRATFVTLNLNNNLRGCMGSLVAHRTLFEDIIHNARAAAFSDFRFNRLSQEEFQNIEIEISILTPAQVLEYKNLEDLKQKLIPNKHGVILELDGKRATFLPQVWEQLPTFEAFISNLCKKAALDPNNLPGYPKIQTYEVEKIKKS, encoded by the coding sequence ATGAAAATAGAAGATGTTCTTTTAAAACTAGCACACGATGCTATTAACTACGAGTTTGATAATACAATTTCAATTGACAACTCTTTAAAAGAACAATTTTCTATTCTTAATGAACAAAGAGCTACTTTTGTTACACTAAACCTAAACAATAATCTACGAGGTTGTATGGGCAGTTTAGTAGCCCATAGAACACTTTTTGAAGACATTATACATAATGCAAGGGCTGCAGCTTTCAGTGATTTTAGATTTAATAGATTATCACAAGAAGAGTTTCAAAATATTGAGATAGAAATTTCTATCTTAACTCCTGCACAAGTTTTAGAATATAAAAATTTAGAAGATTTAAAACAAAAACTTATTCCAAATAAACATGGTGTTATTTTAGAATTAGATGGTAAAAGAGCAACTTTTCTTCCACAAGTTTGGGAACAACTTCCTACCTTTGAAGCTTTTATTTCCAACCTTTGTAAAAAAGCAGCTCTTGACCCAAATAATCTGCCAGGCTATCCAAAAATTCAAACCTACGAAGTTGAAAAAATAAAGAAGTCTTAA
- a CDS encoding metal ABC transporter permease, protein MLEVLQYDFMQNAIMAGILVSIAAGIIGSLIIVNRITFLAGGIAHSAYGGIGLAVYLGLPILFGATVFAILTAVIIAAITLRNRHRVDSIIGIMWALGMAVGIILIDITPGYNVDLMSYLFGSIIAVSQEDVYYLLALNTFIIVSVSLFYKQILAISYDSEFASLRGISVKFFYTLILILAALSVVAAIKVVGLILVIALLTIPTFLAEFFAKKLSSMMIISSLFATFFTISGLFISYLYDISSGASIIIVGVITLLLVKLLGKK, encoded by the coding sequence ATGTTAGAAGTTTTACAATATGATTTTATGCAAAATGCAATAATGGCAGGGATTCTTGTTTCTATTGCAGCAGGGATTATTGGTTCATTAATTATTGTTAATAGAATCACTTTTTTAGCAGGAGGAATTGCCCATAGTGCTTATGGAGGAATTGGTCTTGCCGTATATTTAGGTTTACCTATTTTATTTGGGGCAACTGTATTTGCAATTTTAACAGCTGTAATAATTGCAGCTATTACGCTAAGAAATAGACACAGAGTTGATTCTATTATCGGTATTATGTGGGCATTAGGTATGGCTGTGGGAATTATTTTAATAGATATAACCCCTGGATACAATGTAGATTTAATGTCTTATTTATTTGGTTCTATTATTGCTGTTTCACAAGAAGATGTTTATTATCTATTAGCTTTAAACACTTTTATAATAGTATCAGTATCACTATTTTATAAACAGATACTTGCAATCTCTTATGATAGTGAATTTGCAAGTTTAAGAGGTATTTCTGTTAAGTTTTTCTATACATTAATACTAATTCTTGCTGCACTAAGTGTTGTCGCAGCAATTAAGGTTGTAGGTTTAATTCTAGTAATAGCATTACTAACTATTCCTACTTTTTTAGCAGAGTTTTTTGCCAAGAAACTCTCTTCAATGATGATTATTAGTTCACTATTTGCAACATTTTTTACAATAAGTGGATTGTTTATTTCTTATCTATATGACATTAGTTCTGGGGCAAGTATCATTATTGTTGGTGTAATTACACTCTTATTGGTTAAACTATTAGGAAAAAAATGA
- the amrB gene encoding AmmeMemoRadiSam system protein B: protein MDIRKTVVSGSFYPDTKEEIKRYIEHFNSNFTLENELEMDIKALIVPHAGYIYSGFTANLAYNIASRKQFDNIIVIGPSHRHYLKGASIVSYSEYETPLGNIDINIMLVNKLRAEFDFLCFDEDAHFEHSTETQAPFIKNYFPNSKIIEIVYGELDFKELSLLIDELIKAKNNLIVISTDLSHFYDLETAKRLDNICLNGIINKDLSLLDNPCEACGKVGVKAIINSAIKNSFITKHLHYCTSYDRTKDDKSVVGYTSFLIGEKT, encoded by the coding sequence ATGGATATTAGAAAAACAGTTGTAAGTGGAAGTTTTTATCCAGATACTAAAGAAGAAATAAAAAGATATATTGAACACTTTAACTCTAACTTTACACTTGAAAATGAACTTGAAATGGATATTAAGGCTTTAATAGTTCCCCACGCAGGATATATCTATAGTGGTTTTACTGCAAACTTAGCTTATAATATTGCTTCACGTAAACAGTTTGATAATATCATTGTAATAGGTCCTTCACATAGACACTATTTAAAAGGTGCTTCAATTGTATCTTATAGTGAATATGAAACTCCTCTTGGAAACATTGATATCAATATTATGCTAGTAAATAAACTTAGAGCAGAGTTTGACTTTTTATGTTTTGATGAAGATGCACATTTTGAACACTCAACTGAAACTCAAGCTCCATTTATAAAAAACTATTTCCCTAATTCTAAAATCATAGAGATAGTATATGGAGAGCTTGATTTTAAAGAGTTATCACTCTTAATTGATGAGTTAATAAAAGCTAAAAATAACTTAATAGTAATAAGTACAGATTTAAGTCATTTTTATGACTTGGAAACAGCAAAACGTCTTGACAATATTTGTCTAAATGGTATAATAAATAAAGACTTGTCACTACTAGATAACCCCTGTGAAGCCTGTGGAAAAGTAGGAGTAAAGGCAATTATCAATAGTGCCATAAAAAATAGTTTTATTACTAAGCATTTACACTATTGTACAAGTTATGACAGAACAAAAGATGATAAAAGTGTTGTTGGATATACTTCATTTTTAATTGGAGAAAAAACCTAA
- a CDS encoding metal ABC transporter ATP-binding protein: MNKIIELKNIYFSYDKQTILEDINLDILKDDFLAIIGPNGGGKSTLLKLILNLLEPKDGKIKNFLDKNQIGYVPQNTNLNIDFPITALEVVLMGHTPKKKKLFGYSKEDIACAMHSLKQVSMDKFANSKIGDLSGGQRQRVFIARALCSDPKLMLLDEPTASIDVKGQKEVYDLLKELNKSIAIVVVSHDISVLLNYAKNVAHINKNLVYHHLKNIEEKYDDHEHLCEVELLSALGKKQVCCNSTHV, encoded by the coding sequence ATGAATAAAATTATTGAATTAAAAAATATCTATTTTTCATATGATAAACAAACTATCTTAGAAGATATTAATTTAGATATTTTAAAAGACGACTTTCTTGCTATTATTGGTCCAAATGGAGGAGGAAAGTCTACACTATTAAAACTTATCCTAAATCTTTTAGAACCTAAAGATGGTAAAATCAAAAACTTTTTGGATAAAAACCAAATAGGATATGTTCCTCAAAATACAAATTTAAATATTGATTTTCCAATTACTGCTTTAGAAGTAGTACTTATGGGACATACTCCAAAAAAGAAAAAGCTATTTGGCTACTCAAAAGAGGATATTGCTTGTGCTATGCACTCATTAAAGCAAGTTAGTATGGATAAATTTGCAAATAGTAAGATTGGTGATTTAAGTGGAGGACAAAGACAAAGAGTTTTTATCGCACGTGCTCTTTGCTCTGACCCCAAACTAATGCTTCTAGATGAACCCACAGCAAGTATTGATGTTAAGGGACAAAAAGAAGTTTATGATTTATTAAAAGAGTTGAACAAATCTATTGCAATTGTAGTTGTAAGCCATGATATTTCCGTACTATTAAACTATGCAAAAAATGTTGCACACATAAATAAAAACTTAGTCTATCATCATCTAAAAAATATAGAAGAAAAATACGATGACCATGAACACTTATGTGAAGTAGAACTACTTTCTGCCCTTGGTAAAAAACAAGTTTGTTGTAACTCAACACATGTATAA